The genomic window GCGCAGGTATTCTGCGGTGCTGACTTCAATGCCGCCAAGCTGCGTGAAGTAGGGTTTGTAGGTCCAGCAAAGAAAGCTGGCAAGGCCGCCGGTTTCATCCTGGAAGCGGCGTGTACGGTCCAGATGGTCCAGCCGCTCGTCCAGCGTTTCATCAAAACCGATGACCATGGTGGCAGTTGTTTTCAGTCCGGCCTGGATGATGGCGCGCTGCGCTTCAAAGTATTCAGCCACGGTGTATTTGAATTTGCTGTGGCGGCGGCGGAAGTCTTCGGTCAGGATCTCGGAACCGCCGCCGGTAATCCAGCGGACCCCTGCGGCTTTGAAGCGCAGTGCGGCGGTAGAGTAGTCGAGTCTGGCATGGTCGGCGAGATACATGAATTCAGCGATGGTCAGCGCATAAAACTCCAGGCGGTCTCCGTAACGTGCACGGATGGCGGCGAAGAGGTCGCAGTAGTAGTCGAGCGGCAGATGCGGATTGAATCCGCCATTGAAGGCAGCAAGGTCGCCGCCAAGGGCCAGCAGCTCATCCAGTTTGGCAAAGACCTGTTCCTGCGAGAGGACATAGCCGGCCTGATCCCCGGGCAGGCGATAGAAGGCGCAGTAGTCACACTGGGCCACGCACACGTTTGTATAGTTGATGATGCGCATCACCATATAGGTACAGGAGCCGGGAGCATGGTAGCGTGACCGGACAGCAGCGGCCAGCTTGCACAGGTCCGCATCGCTGGCATGGTGCCAGAGCCAGCGCGCCTCATCGGTGGAAATGCGCATCCCGGTGTGGACCTTCTGCTGGATCTCCTCAAATGTTGCGGTGGATGGGCTCACGAGGTTATTTTACCTGTGCAGCGTAATCGCTTGATTGGCTCATCCTATTCTTGACGAGGGCAAGGTACTTTCCATGCGCAACATCCTACGAAGTGTTGTGGCCGCTTTCACCGTGATGGCGGCCATCACCTGTTTTGCTGAGAAGGCCCCGGTGGTGAAAACGGACAAGGGCAAAGTGAAGGGATATCTCAGCACTGATGGCAAGGTCCGTGTGTTCAAAGGGATCCCCTACGCTGCGCCTCCGGTGGGAAAGCTGCGTTGGCGGCCTCCGCAGGCCGCTGCAAAATGGCATGGAACGCTGGAT from Pseudacidobacterium ailaaui includes these protein-coding regions:
- a CDS encoding radical SAM protein, which codes for MSPSTATFEEIQQKVHTGMRISTDEARWLWHHASDADLCKLAAAVRSRYHAPGSCTYMVMRIINYTNVCVAQCDYCAFYRLPGDQAGYVLSQEQVFAKLDELLALGGDLAAFNGGFNPHLPLDYYCDLFAAIRARYGDRLEFYALTIAEFMYLADHARLDYSTAALRFKAAGVRWITGGGSEILTEDFRRRHSKFKYTVAEYFEAQRAIIQAGLKTTATMVIGFDETLDERLDHLDRTRRFQDETGGLASFLCWTYKPYFTQLGGIEVSTAEYLRHLALCRIYLDNIPRIRTSVLTQNERALEGLLYGADDFDLPIEDEVTQKAGATISLDFDRILGVARKLGFAPVYRSVTAAPA